Proteins encoded within one genomic window of Brassica rapa cultivar Chiifu-401-42 chromosome A09, CAAS_Brap_v3.01, whole genome shotgun sequence:
- the LOC103841124 gene encoding chlorophyll synthase, chloroplastic isoform X3, translated as MTSILHSVSSILSSRVNSAERLGVLSLRNPVEFTRRRHGRSTSDFETSGRRLVVRAAETDTDKVKSQVPDKAPAGGGSSINQLLGIKGAAQETNKWKIRLQLTKPVTWPPLVWGVVCGAAASGNFHWTPEDVAKSILCMLMSGPCLTGYTQTINDWYDRDIDAINEPYRPIPSGAISEQEVITQVWVLLLGGLGIAGTLDVWAGHTTPTLFYLALGGSLLSYIYSAPPLKLKQNGWVGNFALGASYISLPWWAGQALFGTLTPDVVVLTLLYSIAGLGIAIVNDFKSVEGDRAMGLQSLPVAFGTEAAKWICVGAIDVTQLSVAGYLLASGKPYYALALLALIIPQIVFQFKYFLKDPVKYDVKYQASAQPFLVLGIFVTALASSH; from the exons ATGACTTCCATTCTCCACTCCGTCTCCTCCATCCTCTCCTCCCGAGTTAACTCCGCCGAACGTCTAGGAGTTCTCTCCCTCCGGAATCCCGTCGAGTTCACTCGTCGACGCCACGGTAGGTCCACGTCGGACTTCGAAACTTCTG GGCGGAGATTGGTTGTGCGTGCGGCGGAGACTGATACTGATAAAG TTAAATCTCAGGTACCGGACAAGGCACCAGCCGGTGGTGGTTCGAGCATTAACCAGCTTCTTGGTATCAAAGGAGCCGCTCAAGAGACT AATAAATGGAAGATTCGTCTTCAGCTTACAAAGCCAGTCACTTGGCCTCCTTTAGTCTGGGGAGTGGTCTGTGGTGCTGCTGCTTCAG GGAACTTCCACTGGACTCCAGAGGATGTTGCTAAGTCGATTCTTTGCATGTTGATGTCTGGCCCGTGTCTAACTGGCTATACACAG ACAATCAACGACTGGTATGATCGAGATATTGATGCGATTAACGAGCCGTATCGTCCAATTCCATCTGGAGCAATATCAGAGCAAGAG GTTATTACACAAGTCTGGGTGCTGTTACTGGGAGGTCTTGGAATTGCTGGAACTTTAGATGTGTGG GCCGGGCATACAACTCCTACTTTGTTCTATCTTGCTTTGGGAGGATCCTTGCTCTCTTATATATACTCTGCTCCACCTTTGAAG CTAAAACAAAATGGATGGGTTGGAAACTTTGCACTGGGAGCAAGCTACATCAGTTTACCATG GTGGGCTGGACAAGCGTTGTTTGGCACTCTTACACCAGACGTTGTCGTTCTAACACTCTTGTACAGCATAGCTGGG CTGGGAATAGCCATTGTTAATGACTTCAAAAGTGTTGAAGGAGACAGAGCAATGGGCCTTCAGTCTCTCCCTGTAGCTTTTGGCACTGAAGCTGCAAAATGGATTTGCGTTGGTGCTATAGACGTTACTCAGCTCTCTGTTGCCG GATATCTATTAGCATCTGGCAAACCTTATTATGCGTTGGCGCTGCTTGCTTTGATCATTCCACAGATTGTGTTCCAG TTTAAATACTTTCTCAAGGACCCTGTCAAATACGACGTCAAGTACCAG GCTAGCGCACAGCCGTTCTTGGTGCTTGGCATATTCGTGACGGCATTAGCATCAAGTCACTGA
- the LOC103841124 gene encoding chlorophyll synthase, chloroplastic isoform X2, with protein sequence MTSILHSVSSILSSRVNSAERLGVLSLRNPVEFTRRRHGRRLVVRAAETDTDKVKSQVPDKAPAGGGSSINQLLGIKGAAQETNKWKIRLQLTKPVTWPPLVWGVVCGAAASGNFHWTPEDVAKSILCMLMSGPCLTGYTQTINDWYDRDIDAINEPYRPIPSGAISEQEVITQVWVLLLGGLGIAGTLDVWAGHTTPTLFYLALGGSLLSYIYSAPPLKLKQNGWVGNFALGASYISLPWWAGQALFGTLTPDVVVLTLLYSIAGLGIAIVNDFKSVEGDRAMGLQSLPVAFGTEAAKWICVGAIDVTQLSVAGYLLASGKPYYALALLALIIPQIVFQVKTYYSVISKLGYILFTRLIITYSSSNFSLNTFSRTLSNTTSSTRLAHSRSWCLAYS encoded by the exons ATGACTTCCATTCTCCACTCCGTCTCCTCCATCCTCTCCTCCCGAGTTAACTCCGCCGAACGTCTAGGAGTTCTCTCCCTCCGGAATCCCGTCGAGTTCACTCGTCGACGCCACG GGCGGAGATTGGTTGTGCGTGCGGCGGAGACTGATACTGATAAAG TTAAATCTCAGGTACCGGACAAGGCACCAGCCGGTGGTGGTTCGAGCATTAACCAGCTTCTTGGTATCAAAGGAGCCGCTCAAGAGACT AATAAATGGAAGATTCGTCTTCAGCTTACAAAGCCAGTCACTTGGCCTCCTTTAGTCTGGGGAGTGGTCTGTGGTGCTGCTGCTTCAG GGAACTTCCACTGGACTCCAGAGGATGTTGCTAAGTCGATTCTTTGCATGTTGATGTCTGGCCCGTGTCTAACTGGCTATACACAG ACAATCAACGACTGGTATGATCGAGATATTGATGCGATTAACGAGCCGTATCGTCCAATTCCATCTGGAGCAATATCAGAGCAAGAG GTTATTACACAAGTCTGGGTGCTGTTACTGGGAGGTCTTGGAATTGCTGGAACTTTAGATGTGTGG GCCGGGCATACAACTCCTACTTTGTTCTATCTTGCTTTGGGAGGATCCTTGCTCTCTTATATATACTCTGCTCCACCTTTGAAG CTAAAACAAAATGGATGGGTTGGAAACTTTGCACTGGGAGCAAGCTACATCAGTTTACCATG GTGGGCTGGACAAGCGTTGTTTGGCACTCTTACACCAGACGTTGTCGTTCTAACACTCTTGTACAGCATAGCTGGG CTGGGAATAGCCATTGTTAATGACTTCAAAAGTGTTGAAGGAGACAGAGCAATGGGCCTTCAGTCTCTCCCTGTAGCTTTTGGCACTGAAGCTGCAAAATGGATTTGCGTTGGTGCTATAGACGTTACTCAGCTCTCTGTTGCCG GATATCTATTAGCATCTGGCAAACCTTATTATGCGTTGGCGCTGCTTGCTTTGATCATTCCACAGATTGTGTTCCAGGTAAAGACATATTACAGTGTCATATCCAAACTCGGCTACATTCTTTTCACTCGTTTGATTATTACTTACTCTTCTTCAAACTTCAGTTTAAATACTTTCTCAAGGACCCTGTCAAATACGACGTCAAGTACCAG GCTAGCGCACAGCCGTTCTTGGTGCTTGGCATATTCGTGA
- the LOC103841124 gene encoding chlorophyll synthase, chloroplastic isoform X1: MTSILHSVSSILSSRVNSAERLGVLSLRNPVEFTRRRHGRSTSDFETSGRRLVVRAAETDTDKVKSQVPDKAPAGGGSSINQLLGIKGAAQETNKWKIRLQLTKPVTWPPLVWGVVCGAAASGNFHWTPEDVAKSILCMLMSGPCLTGYTQTINDWYDRDIDAINEPYRPIPSGAISEQEVITQVWVLLLGGLGIAGTLDVWAGHTTPTLFYLALGGSLLSYIYSAPPLKLKQNGWVGNFALGASYISLPWWAGQALFGTLTPDVVVLTLLYSIAGLGIAIVNDFKSVEGDRAMGLQSLPVAFGTEAAKWICVGAIDVTQLSVAGYLLASGKPYYALALLALIIPQIVFQVKTYYSVISKLGYILFTRLIITYSSSNFSLNTFSRTLSNTTSSTRLAHSRSWCLAYS, from the exons ATGACTTCCATTCTCCACTCCGTCTCCTCCATCCTCTCCTCCCGAGTTAACTCCGCCGAACGTCTAGGAGTTCTCTCCCTCCGGAATCCCGTCGAGTTCACTCGTCGACGCCACGGTAGGTCCACGTCGGACTTCGAAACTTCTG GGCGGAGATTGGTTGTGCGTGCGGCGGAGACTGATACTGATAAAG TTAAATCTCAGGTACCGGACAAGGCACCAGCCGGTGGTGGTTCGAGCATTAACCAGCTTCTTGGTATCAAAGGAGCCGCTCAAGAGACT AATAAATGGAAGATTCGTCTTCAGCTTACAAAGCCAGTCACTTGGCCTCCTTTAGTCTGGGGAGTGGTCTGTGGTGCTGCTGCTTCAG GGAACTTCCACTGGACTCCAGAGGATGTTGCTAAGTCGATTCTTTGCATGTTGATGTCTGGCCCGTGTCTAACTGGCTATACACAG ACAATCAACGACTGGTATGATCGAGATATTGATGCGATTAACGAGCCGTATCGTCCAATTCCATCTGGAGCAATATCAGAGCAAGAG GTTATTACACAAGTCTGGGTGCTGTTACTGGGAGGTCTTGGAATTGCTGGAACTTTAGATGTGTGG GCCGGGCATACAACTCCTACTTTGTTCTATCTTGCTTTGGGAGGATCCTTGCTCTCTTATATATACTCTGCTCCACCTTTGAAG CTAAAACAAAATGGATGGGTTGGAAACTTTGCACTGGGAGCAAGCTACATCAGTTTACCATG GTGGGCTGGACAAGCGTTGTTTGGCACTCTTACACCAGACGTTGTCGTTCTAACACTCTTGTACAGCATAGCTGGG CTGGGAATAGCCATTGTTAATGACTTCAAAAGTGTTGAAGGAGACAGAGCAATGGGCCTTCAGTCTCTCCCTGTAGCTTTTGGCACTGAAGCTGCAAAATGGATTTGCGTTGGTGCTATAGACGTTACTCAGCTCTCTGTTGCCG GATATCTATTAGCATCTGGCAAACCTTATTATGCGTTGGCGCTGCTTGCTTTGATCATTCCACAGATTGTGTTCCAGGTAAAGACATATTACAGTGTCATATCCAAACTCGGCTACATTCTTTTCACTCGTTTGATTATTACTTACTCTTCTTCAAACTTCAGTTTAAATACTTTCTCAAGGACCCTGTCAAATACGACGTCAAGTACCAG GCTAGCGCACAGCCGTTCTTGGTGCTTGGCATATTCGTGA
- the LOC103841125 gene encoding acyl-coenzyme A oxidase 4, peroxisomal: MTVLSSRDRDEAEKKVKSSYFDLPAMDVSVAFPQATPASKFPPCTSDYYHFNELLTPEEQDVRKRVREFMEKEVAPIMTEYWEKAEFPFHIIPKLGALGVVGGSIKGYGCPGLSITANAIATAEISRVDASCGTFNLVHTSLGMLTIALCGSEEQKQKYLPSLAQLKTVTCWALTEPDNGSDASALQTTATKVEGGWVLTGQKRWIGNSTFADLLIILARNTTTNQVNGFIVKKDAPGLTVTKIPNKIGLRIVQNGDILLQNVFVPDEERLPGLNSFQDTSKVLAVSRVMVAWQPIGVSMGVYDMCHRYLKERKQFGAPLAAFQINQQKLVKMLGNVQAMFLMGWRLCKLYESGQMTPGQASLGKAWISSKARETASLGRELLGGNGIVGDFLVAKAFCDLEPIYTYEGTYDINTLVTAREVTGIASFKPAASRSRSRL; the protein is encoded by the exons ATGACTGTGCTATCATCTAGAGATCGAG ATGAGGCTGAGAAGAAGGTGAAGAGTTCGTATTTTGATTTGCCGGCTATGGACGTATCTGTGGCATTTCCTCAAGCAACTCCAGCTTCTAAGTTCCCACCGTGCA CTTCAGACTATTATCATTTCAATGAACTGTTGACTCCGGAGGAGCAGGatgtgaggaagagagtgagGGAGTTCATGGAGAAAGAAGTTGCTCCGATTATGACAGAG TACTGGGAGAAGGCAGAGTTTCCATTCCATATCATTCCAAAGCTTGGAGCTTTAGGTGTTGTTGGTGGCTCTATCAAG GGTTATGGCTGCCCTGGCCTCTCCATCACAGCCAACGCCATTGCAACAGCAGAGATATCTAGAGTTGATGCAAGCTGTGGGACTTTTAATTTGGTGCATACCTCTTTGGGCATGCTCACTATTG CACTTTGTGGATCAGAAGAACAGAAGCAGAAGTATTTGCCTTCTTTGGCTCAGCTGAAAACTGTGACTTGTTGG GCTTTGACAGAACCTGACAATGGAAGTGATGCAAGTGCTCTACAAACAACTGCCACAAAG GTTGAAGGAGGTTGGGTACTTACGGGACAAAAGCGTTGGATCGGTAACAGCACCTTTGCAGATCTGTTGATCATCCTTGCTAGGAATACGACAACTAACCAAGTGAATGG ATTCATAGTCAAGAAAGATGCGCCTGGCTTAACGGTTACTAAGATCCCAAATAAAATAGGTTTACGTATTGTtcaaaatggagatattctactACAGAATGTCTTTGTTCCTGATGAGGAGAGGTTACCTGGACTAAATTCTTTTCAAGACACAAGCAAG GTCCTTGCTGTCTCACGTGTAATGGTGGCCTGGCAACCAATTGGTGTATCAATGGGTGTCTACGATATGTGTCACAG GTATCTAAAGGAGAGGAAACAGTTTGGAGCACCGTTGGCTGCATTCCAGATAAACCAACAGAAGCTTGTGAAGATGCTGGGTAATGTTCAAGCGATGTTTCTGATGGGTTGGCGCCTCTGCAAGCTATATGAGTCGGGTCAGATGACTCCTGGTCAAGCCAGTTTAGGAAAG GCATGGATTTCATCGAAGGCAAGGGAAACTGCTTCGTTAGGCCGAGAATTACTCGGTGGGAATGGAATTGTAGGTGATTTTCTGGTGGCAAAG GCTTTCTGTGACCTGGAACCGATTTATACATACGAAGGGACGTACGATATAAACACCTTAGTGACGGCGAGGGAAGTAACGGGGATCGCGAGTTTCAAACCTGCTGCTTCACGGAGCCGTAGCCGTCTTTAA